The nucleotide window AAACGTGGAATGTTACGTTGAATCATTTACCCCTCCCTCTCGTTTAATTGTAGCAGGAGCCGGGCATGTATCTGAACCCGTTGAGAAAATGGGACGTATGCTCGGTTTCTCCGTCACGGTTATCGATGATCGGAAATCATTCGCCAATCGGGATAACTTCCCTGTAGCCGACGAAATTATCTGTATGCCTTATCTTGATTTTTTCAAGGACGTCCATATTACACCTAAAACGTACATTTTACTCCTTACACGTGGGCATAAATTCGATGTCATTAGTTTACAACAATTACTTAAACGAGAAGAAAAGCTCGACGCACGTGAACGAACGGCTTATATCGGAATGATTGGAAGCAGACGACGCATAGCCGGTGTTTTTGAACAATTAAAAAGTGAATTTACCAATCACCATTTCAAAAACATCTACTCACCTGTTGGATTAGATATTGGCGCCCAGTCCCCTGCCGAGATTGCCGTAAGCATTTTCGCTGAACTCCTGAAAGTCCAAAATAAATCTACCGGCCATTCAAAACGAGAAAAGATTAAAGACTATGAAAAACTAAAATTTTATGAAAGGAATCGATCATGAACCATCTAGCCTTTTTTGATCAGGTTATATCTATTCGCAAGAACAAACAAAAAGCAGCTTTGGCTACTGTCATACGTACAAAAGGGTCCACTCCCAGAAAAACCGGAACTAAAATGATTATTTATTCCGACTATACACTAGAGGGAACGATTGGAGGTGGTTGCGGTGAAGGTGAAGTGATTGAAAAAGCGCTTATCGTTATGGACACGGGCAGACCCCAACACCATCACGTCGATTTAACAGATGGCCTCTTTTACGAAGATGGCGGAATTTGCGGGGGGATTCTGGATGTGTTTATTGAACCGATCATTTGATTTTTTCTGAAATTCATTAAAAGGGGGAGCAACATATGAGTTCAAACCTGGAGCCAGAAACGAATAAAAGGTTGAGGAACAATAAAATTGAGCAGTACTTTGGATTCAGCGAGAAAAATACGAATTTTAAAAAAGAATCAATCGGTGGTATCACCACTTTTATGGCGATGTCGTATATATTGTTTGTGAATGCTGCGATTTTAAGCGATGCAGGAATGGATGAAGGCGCTGTATTCGTGGCTACCGGTCTTACGGCAGCTATTTCTTGTATTATTATGGCTTTGTGGGCAAACTATCCGATCGGTTTAGCCCCCGGGATGGGATTGAATGCGTTTTTTGCCTATACAGTCGTCATAGGTATGGAGATACCATGGGAAACAGCGCTTGCCGGATTTCTTGTAGCCGGTGTAATCTTCCTTCTTATGACCTTAACAGGACTAAGGGAAAAAGTGATCGATGCCATTCCGCCTCAATTAAAGGATGCCACTGTCGCAGGGATCGGATTATTCATCGCCTTTATCGGGCTGCAAAATGCGGGGGTTGTCGCTGGCGATGAAGAAACATTATTAACGCTTAGTAATATTACGTCGCCCTCCACCATGTTGGCACTGTTCGGCCTTATTGTAACTGCTATAATGCTTGTGCGAGGTGTTAATGCCGCCATTTTTTTCGGCATGATCATCACAGCTGTAGCCGGCGTTATTACTGGTTTGATCCCATTCCCATCGCAAGTCGTTTCTACTCTACCGAGTTTAGCACCCACTTTTGGTGTTGCGATTACTGAATTGCCAAGCATTTTACAACCGGAAATATTCACCGTGGTCTTTACCGTACTCTTCGTGAACTTCTTTGATGCCACCGGTACAATTATCGCCGTTGCTAAAAAAGCTGGATTTTTACAAGAGGATAAATTACCTAGAGCTAAACAAGCATTGGGTGCTGATGCGATTGCTTCTGTCGTTGGTTCAATCTTAGGCACATCGAATACGAATTCTTACATTGAATCGGCATCGGGCGTTGCCGCGGGTGCACGGACAGGTTTTGCTTCATTAGTTACGGCTGGTTGCTTCCTCTTATTCTTATTCTTATCGCCGCTTCTGGAGGTAGTCACTGATGCCGTAACGGCTCCGGCATTAATTATTGTTGGTGTTTTAATGGCTTCTTCATTGGGGTCAATAAAGTGGGATAAAATGGAATATGCTATACCTGCTTTTATCACTGTTATTGCTATGCCTTTAACTTATAGTATTGCCAATGGACTGGCCTTAGGGTTTATCGCTTATCCGATTTTAAAAATTGTAAAAGGCGAATACAAGGATATTCACCCGATCATGTATTTACTGCTCGTTATTTTTATTGCTTACTTCATTTGGTTAGCTTAAACTTTAATTACGACTAGTTAAGAAGTTTTATAATGTCAAAAATCTGGTTATAAAAAATGCGAAACTCGTGAACGTCACCTCAAATGAAATTTTGGCCAACACAGATATTACCGTAAAAGATTCTCGGATTGCTTACGTTGAAAAAATGCAGATCGTACGATCGGTGAGAAAACACAATACACACTGACGGTTATTACTTAACACCCGGTTTCCTGGACGGTCATTGCCATATTGTAAGCAGCCAAATCACGGCGATGCAGTTTGCTCGGGCTGTATTGCCGAAAGGAACACCGGAGATTTTTTTGATGCCCATGAGATCACAAATATTCTCGAACTTGACGAGCTTAAATTCATGTTGGAAAGCGTACGGCAGACACCAATGGCTAGCCTATATGAAAGTTGCTTCATGTTCCCGTCAACGGATGCAAATTTTGAAACAAACGGAGCATTATAGACCCCAGCACCCACACTTCATAGGTGAAAAAAGTAGATTGAAACTTAATGTGGCAAATAGAACACGAATCGGTAGTTTTCAGCGAAAAAATTCAAATGCTACTGAAAATCGGCAGGATTTCACCATTAAACAAAGAAAACCTCCTTAGGGACAACCCAAGGAGGTGATTCAGGAAATACGGTGGTCCACATCCAAATCTCTCACTATAAGGATCCACTATGGACAAAACTACCATAACAACAACATTTATGGAAGCTATACAGCCGTTAAAGATCAAAAAGGTTTTAGAAGATTTTTTAGGGACCGATACGTCAAAAAATTAACCTGTGAAAAATTGGTTGCTTTGATGATTTATGCACAGATCTATCAAATGCCAAGTGCAAAGCAGCTAGCTTGACCCTCAAGAATAGCGAAGAACTCCAAGGAAGCGTGGATCTTGCCTCGATTAGCGATTCGCAGATGACACGCCGGTTGCGTGACATCAACACTGATGTTAGCCAAGCCTTGTTTTCCGACATCGTTAGCCAAATGAAACGAGAGATTCATCCACCTCATCGCTTGCAGATGATGAGCCCCATCTATCTTGTGGATGCTTCAATCATTCCGCTTTGTCTCTCTCTGTCAATGGGCGACCTTTCGTCCCAAACAAGGAAAAGGTGGCTTGCCTGCCGGAGGGATTGCGCAGGAGAATGCTGTTCTCAAACCAGCCGTTCATGCCGATCATACGATTTGAATGAATTGAAAGATTTTGACGGTGAATCATTCGAAGAAGCGATGACTAGAGCAGGGTTTAAAAAGGGCGAAAAAGAAGCCCGGGAAGACATAAAAGCTTTTATTGAATTACATGTTGAACAAGGAAATGTGTTGGAACAAGTGTCACCTGACCGGCAATATATTTGGAGCCCCACATGCAAAAAGGAAAGCGGCTGCCTTCTTCTTCGGCCAAGTAAAAGACTTCAATATTGCGTACCGGTTGTCCATAGGTTTCTTTTAAATACTTCACGGCTAAATATCCGCCTAGTACACCTAACTGCCTGTCATAATAGCCACCGGATTTAACAGTATCCACGTGTGAGCCCGTTAAAATCGTCTCTTTCTTATTTTCTGAGCCTTTCAGACGGACAAACAAGTTACCTACCTCATTGAAATAGGTTTGAAAACCTTCAACTTCGAACAATTGCTTCATGGCTTGCTGAGCTTCAGACCATGACTCGCTGTCTAGTAATTCCTCCGTTGTAAACATCCTTGCCAAATTGACCAAGCCAATTTAGTTTTTCAAGGATTTCTCGTTCCCACTGGTCTTCGTTTCCGAAATTCATTGCTCCACATACTTGGAAATACTTATTTTCCGTTTAGAGATCTGACCGCTGCGGAGGCCCTAAGCTCAGCCTCCTCAGAAAAAATCGCTTGTTTCCTGCGGGGCTTCCCACTGCACTTTCCCACAGGCACACAGCTGGCTACGTGGAGCGTAGCCACATTGTTTCTTACCTGCCAAAAAATAGCGCTGATCGAATCAGCGCATCACCTGAATACCTTATACATTTTGCTCAACCAGTTCTTGGCTAGATCTACGAATGATTTACCAATTTAGAAGTGTACTTGTACCTCTATTTGAATTCCTTACATCCCCTACCTGAACAGTTAACTAAAATTTCACAACACACTCCCTGCACGCACTCCTTCTGCGATCGCATCATTTAATCGGCGGGGGATACAGCGTCGCCAATAAGCTCGACCTCCAGATCCGGAGCAGCCGACTTTAGCTGATCAAACAAGCGATTGTCTCCTTCCTCATAACCAATTAGTACTATCATCTCATCCTTTTCAATCCTACGCTTTGTACCTGTCCACTTGTCCTCCAATACAGGTGTGCCTTCCTTTGTTTTGAATAAATTTTTATTTGGAGACATTGTCACATTCTTTTCCGACAATAATCGGTATAGTTCTGGCTTTTGCATTTCATCTAAATCTTCTGAAATTGACCACAATGGTGTGGCTATCTCAACTTGGGAAGCCCCTGCTTCTGCTGCAAAGTTAGCGATGCTTGGTCCTCGAAATTTTCCTTCGCGATCATAAACCAATAATTTACTTTTGTTATTGATCGAAACCTTGCCGTCAAGGAGCTCGACATCCGTTATATAATGGTCACTTCTGGGATTAGCTCCCGTCGCCAGCACAACGACATCAGGGTTTACATCCAATACATTACTCACCGTTCCTTTTTTATGAAGATGGACGTTTGCTCCCAATCGGTCTAATTCTTGCTCCAACCATTTAATATGCTTCCCGTAATGCGGACGTTCGGAAGCCATCGCTGCGAAATAAACTTTTCCTCCCAATTTATCCGTACATTCCAACAGATGAACCTCATGGCCACGAATAGCCGATACGCGCGCAACCTCCATTCCTGCCGGACCGCCACCAACAATAACAACTTTGCGCTGGTGCTGAACGGGGATGAGATTATCTAAAGAATCATCAGCCATGGCAGGATTTACTGTGCAAATAACCGGCATTCCCGAGTATAATCTTCCGATACATTCACCGCATGCAATACACGGTCTTATTTGGGAAAACTCCCCTTTTTGTGCCAGCTGTGGCATATCCGGATCGGCTATAATAGCCCTTGTCATCCCAACAAGATCACAATCTCCATTTGTCAAAGCATTTTCTGCCTGAGCGGGATCGAGATTACGGCCGGCAACTAAAACAGGGACCGAAAGCTGTTCTTTCATTTTTTTAGCTACATGATTATAGGTCCCCCTTGCAAACGTATCTCCTGGAACAACCGCAGCCTGTGCGCGATAGGTTGCACCGGTACCACCGCTAATGCTCAACATATCAATGCTGCCTAACCCATCAAGTATCCGGGCAATTTCTAGCATATCCTCTTGGTCAAGACCGAGCGCATCGGTTTTAGGGTCTGCTGTCATTCTAAAGGCAATAATGAAATCGCTTGATACTGCCTCTCTAACGGCTTGAATGACCTCAATCGAAAAGCGCATGCGACCGGCAAAGTCCCCGCCGTATCTATCCGTGCGATCATTAAGTGCAGGACTCCAAAACTGTTCGATGAGATGTCCTGAAAAAGAAGTGATTTCAATGCCATCCCAGCCACACCTCTCAAGACGTGCAGCGGCTTCAGCAAAGGATTCCACGATTGGTGGTATTTCCTCCGTACGCAAAACATGCGGTATCTCACGATGCACCCCTTCCGGAATGGCGGATGGTGCTTGGATCGGCCGCCCACTTATCGAAGAATCTGCACGTCTTCCCATATGGGTGGCCTGGGACATAATTAAAGCCCCATGGGCATGAACACGATCGGCAAGTTCCTTCAATAAAGGTTCATTTTCCTCATTCCATAAACTCACGGATCCATAAGAAGCGGCTGATTTTTCATAGACACTGGCAGAACCAAAGGTCATAATGATCCCCGCGCCGCCGGCAGCTTTACGTTCATGATATTTGACATGACGCTCGTTTATAATGCCCGTACCGTTGTCCCACCCTACAGCATGCGACGTTGATACAATTCGATTTTTGGCTTCTTTTGCCCCAATTTTCAACGGACTAAATAAAGTCTTCAAATCCGTCTGTACCATTTGATTATTGCCCACTGGTATCCCTCCTCAAAAGTATTTTATCAAAATAAACCAACAATTCTTCCGTTATCATCAACGTCAATGGATTCGGCTGAGGGAGATTGGGGAAGTCCCGGCATTGTCATAATGTTGCCGGTCAGCATGACAATGAACCCTGCCCCGGCGGAAAGTTTCACATCCCTTATCGTAATAGTAAAATCGCTCGGCCTACCTGTTTTCGTCGGATCATCGGAAAATGAATATGGCGTTTTCGCCATACATACCGGAAGATCCCCATACCCTAATGCTTCCAGCTTTTGAATTTCTTTTTCCACGTTTCGGGTAAGTTCAATCCCTTTTCCACCGTATACCTTTTGGACAATTTTTTTCATTTTTTCAGTAATCGAATCTTTCAAATTGTACGTGAACGAGGGCATGCTTCCGTGATCAGCCAGCCGGACAACTTCCCTAGCCAGTTCCTCACCGCCTGAGCCGCCGTTTGCCCATACATCGGAAAGCACGACTTTCACACCTTGTTCCCGGCATTTTTCTTCTATTTTTTCCAGCTCCGCTTCGCTATCAGTTGGAAATTTATTAATGGCAACAACCGTTGAGATGCCAAATGCTTCTTGCAAGATACTTAGATGCTGCAATAAATTGGGCAACCCTTTTTCAAGTGCTTGGAGATTTTCTTTTTCCAACTCGGTTTTTGAAATGCCGCCATGCAATTTCAATGCTCTGACCGTTGCAACGACAACGGTGGCAGACGGTCTTAAGCCCGACAGACGGCATTTAATATTCATGAACTTTTCCGCTCCCAGATCGGCACCGAAGCCTGCTTCTGTCACAACATAATCCGCATAGTTCAGCGCCGTTTTTGTCGCTTGTATACTGTTGCACCCGTGAGCGATATTGGCGAAGGGACCACCGTGGACAAATGCCGGTGTATGTTCTAATGTTTGTACAAGATTTGGTTTTATAGCATCTTTCAAAAGAGCGGTCATGGCTCCGTATGCTTTCAATTGACCTGCGGTAACAGGAGCATCGTTCGTTGTATAGCCAATGACAATATGCTTTAACTTTTCCTTCAAGTCTTCGATATTATTTGCCAAACAAAAGATCGCCATAATTTCCGATGCCACCGTAATATCAAATCCATCTTCACGTGGCGTTCCGTTTGCGCTTCCGTTTAAACCATCCACGATTTGGCGAAGTTGCCGGTCGTTCATATCGAGCACTCGTTTCCATTTAATTTTACGAGTGTCAATATTCAATTGATTCCCATGATGGATATGATTATCGATCATGGCAGCCAATAAATTATTCGCCGCACCGATGGCATGAAAATCACCGGTAAAATGCAAATTGATATCTTCCATAGGCACGACCTGGGAATAACCGCCTCCCGCAGCCCCACCTTTCATGCCAAAAACAGGGCCTACGGAAGGTTCCCTTATTGCAACAGCCGCATTTTTTCCTATTTTTTGAAGGGCATCAGCCAAACCAATGGAAGTGGTTGTTTTTCCTTCCCCGGCAGGTGTTGGACTGATGCCCGTCATAAGAATTAATTTTCCGTTCCCCTCATTCTCAATCCTTATCTGCTGATCTTCGTTAATTTTTGCTTTATAGTCTCCGTATAATTCAAGCTTGCTCCGTCCCACGCCCATTTTTTCGGCAACCTCTTCAATCGGCTTCATCTTTGCATATTGGGCAATTTCTACATCTGATTTCATATACAAGCCTCCAAAGGTAATGTGTTGATTGGCAAAGCATATGAGACCGATTCAAACCTATTGGCGAAAATTTACGGGCTACTTCTGCTTTGCCTATATAACCGAAGCCATTGAAAAAAGAATGAAATAAATACTAAAAACGGATGAGTGTTGCAATCATATAGCTATACGCCCGAAAATTTTTTTAAGGGAGTTTAGTTCGTTAAAAGAATACATATGAAAACCGGCAATCCCATAGTCCGAATCATTTAAGTGCGGAGTGTAGGCGTTCATCAAGCCGGAGGCGTCATAACCGCGCAGCAGCTTCCCCGTCAACTTCAGGTTTTTTCTAAGGAAGCGGAGCGAGTCCGTAACTCCAATACGGGTTGCAATGCGAATGAGTTTATCCGGTTTCACCGGTCCGGGAATGCCCAAGTAGAATGGCAGCTCCAGACCGGCTTCGCGCTGTCGCCGCAACCAAGCAAGGACTTTATCAGGATCGAAGCACATCTGCGTTACAGCGTAATGCGCGAGAGGCGCTTTCGCCAAAAGATCCTTGGCTAGGGTGTCATTATCAATATTCGGGTTCCCTTCGGGGTATGCCGGAATGCCAATGCGGAGCAGCCCATGCTCACGTGTCGCCAGGGATTGCAACAGATCAAGGCCATGACGATACGGGCCTGAGGCCTGCTCCTGATCGCCTCCGACGACGAAGATCTCATCCACATCGTGAGCCTGGAGTTCATCAAGCACTGCCTCAAGGTGTTCTTCACTCCGGACCATTCGCGCTGCAATATGGGGAACGACCCGGGTAAATCGGGGGGCCAATGCAATTGCCGTTTCGATCGTAGTGTCGACACCTTTCGTCGGGGAGCAGGTAATCGTCAGCATAGCGTGAGGCGGGAGTGCCGCCGTAGCACGGTCAACGATGTCATGCGTGGGTATGAGTTCGAAGCGTGGCTCACTCATTTGTCCGAACAGTTCAATCGACGATTGTTGATTCATCATTGCCATCACCTCTTTCATTCTGGAAGTTAGAGATTGGAGGTTAGAGATTGGAATGAGAAATTAGATCTTGTTGCCATCGGCTGCCGTCCAATTTCTAACCTCCAGAAACGTTAAAGCTTTCGACCGGTCTGTGCCAATCCCGTGCCGGGGAATTCGGGGGCCTTGAAAGGCGTCTCTGCAACCTCTGCGGCAATACGCCCGTTGCCATACGGTTCAGGCAAGTGCACTTCAAGCTTAGTTCCGATTGTACTCAAAGCGTTGGGCAACATCGCATAGCCAATATTGCACCCTTGGGTTGGCGAATAAAAGGCTGAGGTGATATAGCCAACCGGCTTCGTCTCATTTTCTGCATAAACAAGGTAATAATCCGCGGGGTACCAGTCGATCTGATTGCCACCAAACTTCAACCCTGCCAACTTACTCGTAACACCTTCATCCTTGATCCGTGCTAGGGCTTCTTTACCCACGAACCGGGATTTATTCAAATCCACTTGCCATTCCAATCCGACCTGGTATGGATTAGTCTCCAAGTCCATGTCCTGACCGTGGGAGAGGATTCCCGCCTCGATCCGACGGATGTGCCCCGGAGCAATTACTTTGAGATTGTGACCTTTGCCGACCTCGAGGAGATGGTACCATAGCCGTTCCGCATTGACGCTCGCGTCATAGAGGTAGATTTCATAGCCTGCCTCACCCGAAAACCCGGTACGGGACACGATAACAGGGCAACCGTTTACTTCACCTTCGAGTAGTCCGTAGTAGGGAACATCGTGGATACCCTCGCCAAACAGGTCCATCATGAGCGCTGTCGACTTCGGACCTTGAATCTGCACGGGGGCAACATCTATTTCGTGCACCGTGCAATCAAATTTGTTCGTGACATTCAACGCCTGCAACCACAAGGAAACGTCGGTGTCAGAGAGAGAGAACCAAAATTCATCTTCAGCCGGACGTAGGAGGACCGGGTCATTTATGATTCCACCATCTTCGTTGCACAGGATAACGTAGCGAGCCTTTCCCACCTTGAGTTTCTCGACCGGGCGCGTGATGGCCAAGTCGACCAGCTTGGCGGCATCGGGACCTTTCACTTGAATCTGTCGCTCGACTGCGACATTCCAAAGGGTGACGTGTTCGGTGAGGTATTCGTATTCTTTGAGGAGTCCACCCTCCTCCCACGGGACATAGGCACGCGGGTGGTACATATGGTTATATACCTCATAGCACCAACAGCCGGCTTCCTGGGAAAGATGCCAGAAAGGGGACTTGCGCAACCTTTGTGAGATCAGCATGCGAGAACCTTTGTCCCCGCTT belongs to Salicibibacter cibi and includes:
- a CDS encoding XdhC family protein is translated as MFNPKLFELLSDSLKKQHEIALITITSHSTENLVGAKLLLWPDGSMYSDRDYSKFFSEQLIEHCLPLLLEQKTKSITFEWREGNVECYVESFTPPSRLIVAGAGHVSEPVEKMGRMLGFSVTVIDDRKSFANRDNFPVADEIICMPYLDFFKDVHITPKTYILLLTRGHKFDVISLQQLLKREEKLDARERTAYIGMIGSRRRIAGVFEQLKSEFTNHHFKNIYSPVGLDIGAQSPAEIAVSIFAELLKVQNKSTGHSKREKIKDYEKLKFYERNRS
- a CDS encoding FAD-dependent oxidoreductase; amino-acid sequence: MGNNQMVQTDLKTLFSPLKIGAKEAKNRIVSTSHAVGWDNGTGIINERHVKYHERKAAGGAGIIMTFGSASVYEKSAASYGSVSLWNEENEPLLKELADRVHAHGALIMSQATHMGRRADSSISGRPIQAPSAIPEGVHREIPHVLRTEEIPPIVESFAEAAARLERCGWDGIEITSFSGHLIEQFWSPALNDRTDRYGGDFAGRMRFSIEVIQAVREAVSSDFIIAFRMTADPKTDALGLDQEDMLEIARILDGLGSIDMLSISGGTGATYRAQAAVVPGDTFARGTYNHVAKKMKEQLSVPVLVAGRNLDPAQAENALTNGDCDLVGMTRAIIADPDMPQLAQKGEFSQIRPCIACGECIGRLYSGMPVICTVNPAMADDSLDNLIPVQHQRKVVIVGGGPAGMEVARVSAIRGHEVHLLECTDKLGGKVYFAAMASERPHYGKHIKWLEQELDRLGANVHLHKKGTVSNVLDVNPDVVVLATGANPRSDHYITDVELLDGKVSINNKSKLLVYDREGKFRGPSIANFAAEAGASQVEIATPLWSISEDLDEMQKPELYRLLSEKNVTMSPNKNLFKTKEGTPVLEDKWTGTKRRIEKDEMIVLIGYEEGDNRLFDQLKSAAPDLEVELIGDAVSPAD
- a CDS encoding XdhC family protein, which gives rise to MNHLAFFDQVISIRKNKQKAALATVIRTKGSTPRKTGTKMIIYSDYTLEGTIGGGCGEGEVIEKALIVMDTGRPQHHHVDLTDGLFYEDGGICGGILDVFIEPII
- a CDS encoding M28 family peptidase; translated protein: MFTTEELLDSESWSEAQQAMKQLFEVEGFQTYFNEVGNLFVRLKGSENKKETILTGSHVDTVKSGGYYDRQLGVLGGYLAVKYLKETYGQPVRNIEVFYLAEEEGSRFPFCMWGSKYIAGQVTLVPTHFLVQHVIQ
- a CDS encoding glycine cleavage T C-terminal barrel domain-containing protein, which codes for MSVEVKPISEFKTSNDLEVLGVNRNVPVNLRQSGDKGSRMLISQRLRKSPFWHLSQEAGCWCYEVYNHMYHPRAYVPWEEGGLLKEYEYLTEHVTLWNVAVERQIQVKGPDAAKLVDLAITRPVEKLKVGKARYVILCNEDGGIINDPVLLRPAEDEFWFSLSDTDVSLWLQALNVTNKFDCTVHEIDVAPVQIQGPKSTALMMDLFGEGIHDVPYYGLLEGEVNGCPVIVSRTGFSGEAGYEIYLYDASVNAERLWYHLLEVGKGHNLKVIAPGHIRRIEAGILSHGQDMDLETNPYQVGLEWQVDLNKSRFVGKEALARIKDEGVTSKLAGLKFGGNQIDWYPADYYLVYAENETKPVGYITSAFYSPTQGCNIGYAMLPNALSTIGTKLEVHLPEPYGNGRIAAEVAETPFKAPEFPGTGLAQTGRKL
- a CDS encoding methylenetetrahydrofolate reductase → MMNQQSSIELFGQMSEPRFELIPTHDIVDRATAALPPHAMLTITCSPTKGVDTTIETAIALAPRFTRVVPHIAARMVRSEEHLEAVLDELQAHDVDEIFVVGGDQEQASGPYRHGLDLLQSLATREHGLLRIGIPAYPEGNPNIDNDTLAKDLLAKAPLAHYAVTQMCFDPDKVLAWLRRQREAGLELPFYLGIPGPVKPDKLIRIATRIGVTDSLRFLRKNLKLTGKLLRGYDASGLMNAYTPHLNDSDYGIAGFHMYSFNELNSLKKIFGRIAI
- a CDS encoding NCS2 family permease, with the translated sequence MSSNLEPETNKRLRNNKIEQYFGFSEKNTNFKKESIGGITTFMAMSYILFVNAAILSDAGMDEGAVFVATGLTAAISCIIMALWANYPIGLAPGMGLNAFFAYTVVIGMEIPWETALAGFLVAGVIFLLMTLTGLREKVIDAIPPQLKDATVAGIGLFIAFIGLQNAGVVAGDEETLLTLSNITSPSTMLALFGLIVTAIMLVRGVNAAIFFGMIITAVAGVITGLIPFPSQVVSTLPSLAPTFGVAITELPSILQPEIFTVVFTVLFVNFFDATGTIIAVAKKAGFLQEDKLPRAKQALGADAIASVVGSILGTSNTNSYIESASGVAAGARTGFASLVTAGCFLLFLFLSPLLEVVTDAVTAPALIIVGVLMASSLGSIKWDKMEYAIPAFITVIAMPLTYSIANGLALGFIAYPILKIVKGEYKDIHPIMYLLLVIFIAYFIWLA
- a CDS encoding formate--tetrahydrofolate ligase — its product is MKSDVEIAQYAKMKPIEEVAEKMGVGRSKLELYGDYKAKINEDQQIRIENEGNGKLILMTGISPTPAGEGKTTTSIGLADALQKIGKNAAVAIREPSVGPVFGMKGGAAGGGYSQVVPMEDINLHFTGDFHAIGAANNLLAAMIDNHIHHGNQLNIDTRKIKWKRVLDMNDRQLRQIVDGLNGSANGTPREDGFDITVASEIMAIFCLANNIEDLKEKLKHIVIGYTTNDAPVTAGQLKAYGAMTALLKDAIKPNLVQTLEHTPAFVHGGPFANIAHGCNSIQATKTALNYADYVVTEAGFGADLGAEKFMNIKCRLSGLRPSATVVVATVRALKLHGGISKTELEKENLQALEKGLPNLLQHLSILQEAFGISTVVAINKFPTDSEAELEKIEEKCREQGVKVVLSDVWANGGSGGEELAREVVRLADHGSMPSFTYNLKDSITEKMKKIVQKVYGGKGIELTRNVEKEIQKLEALGYGDLPVCMAKTPYSFSDDPTKTGRPSDFTITIRDVKLSAGAGFIVMLTGNIMTMPGLPQSPSAESIDVDDNGRIVGLF